A genomic region of Raphanus sativus cultivar WK10039 chromosome 6, ASM80110v3, whole genome shotgun sequence contains the following coding sequences:
- the LOC108850150 gene encoding uncharacterized protein LOC108850150, which yields MATTGRKRLRNRGGRTSYGSTFLGQTDPSASTSRTPETVPESQIPSVPYVPQAPYDPHAYYPQPYVDPTTYFTYEEGRDHQQPHDQQPQHPQQPPQPAQPAQPAPEQVPYEPPEEAPAVPGLHPDLMVPPDAPYARYSVEDILRMPGREGLPVLDPYLRSGTTW from the coding sequence ATGGCTACTACCGGTAGAAAGAGACTTAGGAACCGTGGCGGGAGGACTTCTTATGGGAGTACCTTTCTCGGCCAGACGGATCCATCAGCTTCTACCTCCCGCACCCCCGAAACTGTCCCCGAAAGCCAAATTCCTAGCGTCCCGTATGTGCCGCAGGCGCCATACGATCCACATGCATACTATCCGCAGCCTTACGTCGACCCAACTACATACTTTACTTATGAGGAGGGTCGTGATCATCAGCAGCCTCATGATCAGCAGCCACAACATCCACAACAACCTCCACAGCCGGCACAGCCGGCACAGCCGGCTCCAGAGCAAGTTCCATACGAGCCTCCAGAGGAGGCTCCTGCAGTTCCTGGTCTTCATCCAGATTTGATGGTGCCACCGGATGCACCTTATGCAAGATATTCTGTGGAAGACATTCTCAGGATGCCAGGACGAGAAGGTTTACCCGTCCTCGATCCATATCTACGATCCGGCACGACTtggtaa
- the LOC130496051 gene encoding zinc finger BED domain-containing protein RICESLEEPER 2-like has product MGSMNDTEDQGTFDSSYSPPDTVDFETQQVLGRLAAADAIAAEVADGGTDGKKQQRKRRLISLVDSEEDSDVEITPPIQTRKPRRQTTFGTATGKSMLQSTLDGGSGSSKRACSQKNVPLKAVIRGGRRKASTQARKNKGSSSQSQKKKNKIQEDIPDFDDDFEEVELDEAENDLEDMENRQRSDVWKDFKVIEKGNGDLKAVCNHCKNEYAWYSHSHGTSGLRRHRLRCNMYPRDGERQQQLNTEAKVVSRKYDHTVFRQLVAKTIVQHDLPYSYVEYERVRETWKYLNIDVKTICRNTAKSDVYRLYESERDALKRELESLPGRVSFTSDLWTSVKREGYMCVTAHYIDRNWKLNSKILSFSALPPPHNGMNVAIHLLDTLKEWGVDKKVFSITLDNATSNDSMQDIVKSQMNLTDDLLCGGEFFHVRCAAHILNLIVQDGLKVIGGAVHKIRESVKYVLASETREELFEKCVKAACITENAGLILDVSTRWNSTYYMLERAIRYHKAFVKLETFDRRGYKVAPTAEEWTRADNICQFLCPFAEITSLMSGSNYPTSNLYFYQVWSIHEWLQINEYSEDEIVRKMVPPMKEKFDKYWDEVSCLFAMAAVFDPRFKLSIVECCLGKLDMSTRDAKIKNLRQKLSILFESYDKKSKANSPSTEPRETVPQNTNSAGSKGLFKNYHAFFAFRKVNGAATGKTALEAYLDEPPLDVDSLESLDILQFWKTNTHRYGDLAAMACDLLSIPITTVASESSFSIGSRVLNKYRSRLLPKNVQALICTRNWIKGYEAYENEDEIDPKVEEEIDSIANVEEAEVAEV; this is encoded by the exons ATGGGATCAATGAACGACACAGAAGATCAGGGTACTTTTGATTCAAGCTACTCGCCACCCGATACCGTGGACTTTGAGACTCAACAAGTCTTAGGCAGACTTGCTGCAGCCGATGCTATTGCTGCTGAGGTCGCTGATGGTGGAACTGATGGAAAGAAGCAACAAAGGAAAAGAAGGCTCATCAGTCTTGTCGATTCAGAAGAAGATTCAGATGTTGAAATCACTCCCCCTATCCAAACAAGGAAGCCTCGCAGGCAAACAACTTTTGGAACAGCCACGGGGAAGTCCATGTTGCAATCCACTCTGGATGGTGGTAGTGGCTCGTCCAAACGGGCTTGTAGTCAGAAGAATGTTCCTTTGAAAGCCGTGATTCGTGGAGGGAGAAGAAAGGCATCCACTCAGGCGCGAAAAAACAAAGGTTCCTCTAGTCAGtcgcagaagaagaagaacaagatcCAAGAGGACATACCGGACTTTGATGATGATTTCGAAGAAGTTGAGTTGGATGAGGCTGAAAATGATTTGGAAGATATGGAGAATAGGCAAAGATCAGACGTGTGGAAAGATTTCAAGGTGATTGAAAAAGGCAATGGAGATTTGAAAGCTGTATGCAACCATTGCAAGAATGAGTATGCATGGTATTCTCACTCGCATGGAACAAGTGGGCTGAGAAGGCATCGGCTGAGATGTAACATGTATCCACGGGATGGTGAAAGGCAGCAGCAGCTCAATACCGAGGCGAAAGTAGTATCTCGCAAGTATGATCACACTGTCTTTAGGCAGCTGGTAGCTAAGACAATTGTCCAGCATGATCTACCTTACTCTTACGTGGAGTATGAAAGAGTGAGAGAGACTTGGAAGTATTTGAATATTGATGTCAAAACCATCTGTCGAAACACGGCGAAGTCAGATGTGTATCGGTTGTATGAAAGCGAGAGAGACGCACTTAAACGGGAATTAGAGAGTCTTCCTGGACGAGTCTCCTTCACATCTGACTTGTGGACTTCAGTGAAGCGTGAAGGATACATGTGTGTTACAGCACATTACATTGATCGGAACTGGAAGTTGAATAGCAAGATCCTGTCATTCAGTGCTCTTCCACCACCACATAACGGTATGAATGTTGCGATTCACCTCCTTGATACACTGAAAGAGTGGGGTGTCGATAAAAAGGTGTTCTCTATCACCTTAGATAATGCTACAAGTAATGACTCGATGCAAGATATTGTGAAATCACAGATGAATTTGACTGATGACTTGTTGTGTGGAGGTGAGTTTTTTCATGTCAGATGTGCAGCTCACATACTTAACCTGATAGTGCAAGATGGATTGAAGGTTATTGGAGGCGCTGTGCACAAAATAAGAGAGAGTGTTAAGTATGTGCTGGCATCGGAAACGCGTGAAGAGTTGTTTGAAAAATGCGTGAAAGCCGCATGTATAACTGAAAACGCGGGTTTGATATTGGATGTGTCGACAAGGTGGAACTCGACTTACTATATGCTTGAAAGGGCCATCAGGTACCATAAAGCATTTGTTAAGTTGGAGACCTTTGATAGGAGAGGTTATAAAGTGGCGCCTACAGCTGAGGAATGGACACGAGCTGACAATATATGCCAATTTCTGTGCCCTTTCGCAGAGATCACATCACTGATGTCAGGTTCTAATTACCCCACATCCAACTTGTATTTCTATCAGGTTTGGTCGATCCATGAGTGGCTTCAAATAAATGAGTACAGCGAGGATGAGATTGTCAGAAAAATGGTGCCACCAATGAAAGAGAAGTTTGATAAGTATTGGGATGAAGTTAGTTGTCTTTTTGCAATGGCCGCAGTCTTTGATCCACGTTTCAAGCTTTCAATTGTCGAGTGTTGCTTAGGGAAGCTTGACATGAGTACACGTGATGCAAAGATAAAGAACTTGCGCCAAAAGCTGAGCATTCTGTTCGAGTCTTATGACAAGAAGTCCAAGGCTAACTCACCTTCTACAGAGCCACGTGAGACGGTTCCACAAAATACCAATTCTGCAGGATCAAAAGGACTGTTTAAGAACTACCAT GCATTCTTTGCATTTCGCAAAGTCAACGGTGCAGCTACTGGAAAGACAGCTCTAGAAGCTTATCTTGATGAACCTCCCTTGGACGTTGATAGTTTAGAGAGCTTGGACATTCTCCAATTCTGGAAAACTAACACTCATCGTTATGGTGATTTGGCTGCAATGGCTTGTGACCTGCTTAGCATTCCTATCACAACAGTGGCTTCAGAGTCCTCATTTAGCATCGGGTCGCGAGTTCTTAACAAATACAGGAGCCGTCTACTCCCCAAAAATGTGCAAGCTTTGATATGTACTAGAAACTGGATCAAGGGATATGAGGCTTATGAAAATG AAGATGAAATTGATCCTAAAGTTGAAGAGGAGATCGACTCCATTGCCAATGTGGAGGAAGCTGAAGTTGCAGAAGTTTGA
- the LOC108811152 gene encoding CLAVATA3/ESR (CLE)-related protein 5-like, which produces MANLILKKTLIILLIIFSSPIFGTQARILHDDRVANMGTMDSRALLRELGFDLSKFKGHNERRVLVNSDRVSPGGPDPQHHH; this is translated from the coding sequence ATGGCGAATTTAATTCTTAAGAAAACTCTTATCATACTCTTAATCATATTTTCATCACCAATCTTTGGTACTCAGGCTCGAATCCTCCATGATGATCGAGTTGCAAACATGGGCACTATGGATAGTCGTGCTCTGCTACGTGAGCTCGGGTTTGATCTCTCGAAATTCAAAGGTCATAACGAGAGGAGAGTTCTAGTGAATTCCGACAGGGTTTCACCGGGAGGACCTGACCCGCAACATCATCACTGA
- the LOC108810543 gene encoding LOW QUALITY PROTEIN: phospholipase A1-IIbeta (The sequence of the model RefSeq protein was modified relative to this genomic sequence to represent the inferred CDS: deleted 2 bases in 1 codon), with translation MVEDIAKRWKELSGNSKWKDLLDPLDLDLRRYILHYGDMVQVGYITFNSGRRSKYVGDSFYTKEDLFARTGYLKANPFRYEVTKYIYGTSSIKLPECFMINSLSREAWNKESNWLGYVAVATDEGKELLGRRDIVVAWRGTIQPYEWANDFDFPLESAISVFPRADPRDPPRIASGWLSLYTTADPRSRFDKTSAREQVQGELKRLLEMYNHEEVSITLTGHSLGAVLSILSATDFLHNEWTKTTPSLQDRLSCVTVFAFGSPRIGDRNFKTLAESLKQLNILRVANVPDLIPHYPLFRFTDVGEELHINTLKSEYLKRSLNLAHFHNLKAYLQGVAETQHNRSELKLEINRDIGMVKNGLDALEDKYLVPGDSWAFGNKGMVKTHDGTWILNGDMAKEDVKEEEDECVPWI, from the exons ATGGTGGAAGATATCGCTAAGAGATGGAAGGAATTGAGCGGCAATAGCAAATGGAAAGACCTGCTTGATCCTCTTGACTTGGATCTACGCCGATACATCCTCCACTACGGCGACATGGTTCAAGTCGGGTACATTACCTTCAATAGTGGCCGCCGGTCCAAATATGTAGGAGATAGCTTCTACACCAAGGAAGATCTCTTTGCTCGAACCGGCTACCTTAAAGCCAACCCTTTCAG GTACGAGGTGACAAAGTACATATATGGAACATCGTCGATAAAGTTACCAGAATGTTTCATGATCAACTCATTGTCAAGGGAAGCATGGAACAAAGAGTCTAACTGGTTAGGTTATGTTGCGGTGGCTACAGACGAAGGCAAGGAGTTGTTAGGGAGAAGAGACATTGTTGTAGCATGGCGAGGGACTATACAACCGTACGAGTGGGCTAACGATTTTGATTTCCCACTTGAATCAGCTATCTCCGTATTCCCTCGAGCTGACCCGAGAGATCCACCTCGCATTGCTAGTGGTTGGCTGTCTCTTTATACAACCGCTGATCCACGCTCACGTTTTGACAAGACCAGTGCACGAGAACAG GTTCAAGGAGAGCTCAAAAGGTTACTCGAAATGTACAACCATGAAGAAGTTAGCATCACCTTA ACAGGACATAGCTTGGGAGCAGTTCTCTCGATTCTGTCAGCCACAGACTTTCTCCATAACGAATGGACAAAGACCACACCAAGTCTTCAAGACAGGCTTTCTTGTGTCACGGTTTTCGCTTTCGGAAGCCCCCGCATCGGTGACCGCAACTTCAAAACACTCGCCGAGTCTCTCAAACAACTCAACATCTTGAGAGTAGCAAATGTCCCTGATCTCATCCCACATTACCCGCTGTTCAGGTTCACGGATGTTGGGGAGGAGCTCCATATCAACACACTGAAATCAGAGTACCTGAAACGGTCTCTTAACCTGGCACATTTCCACAACCTGAAGGCCTACTTGCAAGGCGTGGCGGAGACACAACACAATCGATCAGAACTCAAGCTGGAGATTAACCGGGATATCGGGATGGTTAAAAATGGTTTAGATGCTCTTGAAGATAAGTACTTAGTCCCTGGGGATTCGTGGGCTTTTGGGAACAAAGGAATGGTTAAAACTCATGACGGGACATGGATTCTCAATGGCGATATGGCAAAGGAGGAcgtaaaagaagaagaagacgaatgTGTACCATGGATTTAG
- the LOC108838900 gene encoding calreticulin-2-like has product MTVGRNGAPTTAVRCPTGESASGDHIVFELLLERSFSFLSFHHRSLSLSSSNHLSSDDGSTMAVLPHQLPNSTDRTCNNLKPSYWIASAAVNFEERFDGFQTSEDYRFQAISAEFPEFSNKDKTLVFQFSVKHEQKLDCGGGYMKLLSGDVDQKKFGGDTPYSIMFGPDICGYSTKKVHAILTYNDANHLIKKDVPCETDQLTHTMTDTMISQRKYQIPMQRSINISFVELWMGEEMG; this is encoded by the exons ATGACCGTGGGACGAAATGGAGCTCCGACGACGGCCGTTCGATGTCCGACCGGCGAAAGTGCTTCTGGTGACCACATCGTGTTCGAGCTGCTGCTGGAGAGGAGCTTCTCTTTCTTGTCGTTCCACCACCGAAGCCTTTCTTTGTCTTCGTCCAACCACCTGAGCTCCGACGACGGCAGTACGATGGCGGTTCTTCCTCATCAGCTTCCAAACTCCACAGATCGAACATGCAA TAATCTGAAGCCAAGTTATTGGATCGCTTCCGCCGCAGTTAACTTCGAGGAGCGCTTTGATg GTTTCCAGACCAGTGAGGACTACAGATTCCAGGCTATTTCAGCTGAGTTCCCTGAGTTTAGTAACAAGGACAAAACCTTAGTCTTCCAGTTCTCAGTCAAGCACGAGCAAAAGCTTGACTGTGGTGGCGGCTACATGAAGCTTCTGAGTGGGGATGTTGACCAGAAGAAGTTTGGTGGCGACACTCCATACAG CATCATGTTTGGTCCAGATATCTGTGGCTACAGCACGAAGAAAGTGCATGCTATCCTTACCTACAATGACGCCAACCACCTGATCAAGAAGGATGTTCCGTGTGAAACTGACCAGCTCACCCATACGATGACGGATACGATGATATCCCAAAGGAAATACCAGATACCGATGCAAAGAAGCATTAATATCTCGTTTGTAGAATT atgGATGGGAGAAGAGATGGGTTAA